In Lemur catta isolate mLemCat1 chromosome 5, mLemCat1.pri, whole genome shotgun sequence, the genomic stretch GCTCATCTTTGGCACCCTGTACCCAGCCTATTCTTCCTACAAGGCCGTGAAGACAAAAAACGTGAAGGAGTATGTGAGTGGACGACCcttcaccccctccccagcccacatgGCAGAGACAGGGGAGGACAGTGGGTCACATTCCTTTGTACCAACGCCATCAGCCACTAACAGGACTCAGCAAAGGAGGGTCCTGGCTGTCCCATCCCCTGGCATGACCAGCAGGCAGGGTTGGGGGTCCTGCGTGTTCCTGGCCCCTcggccccaggccccagcaacGCTGCCCTCTGTGCCCTCAGGTGAAATGGATGATGTACTGGATCGTCTTTGCCTTCTTCACCACGGCCGAGACGCTCACGGATATCGTGCTCTCCTGGTGAGGCCCAGAAACCGCCCCCACCTcatcccagggcccagggccactGCCTCTCCCTATCCAGCCAGCCAAACAAAAGATGACACCAGGCTGGAGTCCCTGACTCCCAGCCGTCCTGGTCAGCACAATGCGAACAGACATCACCCCAGCGTCCCTTTCTGGTGCTGGCCAAAGCACGGCAATAGAATTCAGGAAACCTGCTTCCGCCATGCTGCCAGCGACGCTGGGCAGGTCACAACGCTCTAGGCCTCCGTTTGCCTGTTTAGAATAGGCATGTGATTGAATCCTGGAAACACTGGGTGGTTGCATTTCCGAGGCGTTTTCTAGGCCCTGCTAGATTATGTCTGAGCACTTTGAGAACAGGGAATATGTCTTAGTCATGTGCACATTCACGACAGGGGCTCAGAGGCGTTTCCTGCATGAGCACATGCCTCTTAGGAGCGAAGACTGACAACTCTAACAACACTGGCCTTCGAGAGGACAGAGTTCTACCAAGGGGTAGAGGACAAGAGTTCATTGCATTTGTAGACAGGGCCCTTGTATTCAAGAAAAATAGTTTCAGTAGAGGAAAGAGATGGGTTAGAAAGGGAGGGTAGTGAGTGTAGATGCCTCTTGACACAGCGAAGGAAAGAGCTTTGATGAGGGCGCTGTGCGCACAGAGACCTGAAGGAGTTTGTGGCCTGAGGAGAAGGAGCTGTGGGGAATGCAGAGCAATCCTTAAGGGCGAGGGCGTGTGGTGGCAGTAAGGGACAGAGCACAGCTGGGCTCTCTATGGGAGGGAGCGGGAAGGGACGGAGGGAGCTGGAAGGGAAGGGGTGACGACCCAGGCACGCAGGGGCCTGCAAGGTTAGGGAGCTCTCCTGGGCGACCCCAGGGCAGAGGAATGGGGTCTTCTCTAGGAGTGAGAGGCGGGGCGAGGAGAGCCGCTGCTGGGGGAAGTTCCTTCTGGGGTCATTTCTCACCGTCCCATCTGGAGTCCATTGCGGCTGGAAACGACCAGTCCCATGAGATCTGTGGGGACCCCAGCGCACTGAGGGGAGAGGGACTTCCGGCATGTGTGGGGCCAGCGCTGAGCCCGTGCACCTCCTGCCCTCTACTCCGTGCTTACCTCTGTCCCCCAACAGGTTCCCTTTCTACTTTGAGCTCAAGATCGCTTTTGTAATATGGCTGCTGTCCCCTTACACCAAGGGCTCCAGCGTGCTCTACCGCAAGTTCGTGCACCCGACGCTGTCCAACAAGGAGAAGGTTTGCCCCCCATTCTCAGCTTGCTTCCCAGCCCGTCCCCAGCACAGGCAGCCCAGCGCCTGCAGCCGCGCACATTCCTGGCTCTCCCTGTGGGTGCCCAGAGCCTGAAGTGACCTGGCAGGGCCATGGCCTTCTGAGCGGGCAGTGCCTTTGCCCAGGTGTGCACAAGAGCAGGGCAAGCCTCAAGGGCAGCACCCGCCTCtcaccccttcctccttctcctcccactccTCAGGAGATAGATGAGTACATCACGCAGGCCCGAGACAAGAGCTATGAGACCATGATGAGGGTGGGCAAGAGGGGCCTCAACCTGGCCGCCAATGCCGCAGTCACCGCTGCTGCCAAGGTGAGATAGGGACAGGCCCAGACTCCTAGGACCCTCACCTGTTCATCTTGTGCCCCTTGGCCAGGCCCCTTGGTGCCCACCCTGTCCCTGGGGCTGTGGAGGCTTTGGGGTTCCAGTCCTGGCTGGACCCCTCTCCAGCTGAGTCACTTCCACCGTCTGGCCACAGTTTCCTCGTCTGCCCAGCACGGCCCCAGCGCCTCGGTGCTGTGTAGGACTGGGGGAGGGCAGTGTAGGCAAAGCGCTGagcccagggctgctgccagcGCCATAGTGACCTCTATCTCCACCCCGCCCCTTCCCCCGGCTCTCCGGTGCGTGGTGGTGACCCTAGGGCCAGGGGGTGCTGTCAGAGAAGCTCCGAAGCTTCAGCATGCAGGACCTGACCCTGATCCGGGATGAGGATGCGCTGCCCCTTCAGGGGCCTGACGGCCGCCTCCGACCCAGCCCTGGTGGCCTTCTGGACACCATCGAGGACACAGGTGACAgcaggcccagggtgggggcagggggccaCCAGGGCAAGGAGGCCGGGTGAGAAAGAGCCctggtttccttttctccctgcAACCAGATGACCCTGCCCTGAGTTTAAGATCTAGCACAAACCAGGCAGATCCCCGGACAGAGGCCTCTGAGGATGACATGGGAGACAAGGCTCCCAAGAGGGCCAAATCCATCAAAAAAATGCCCAAAGCTGAGGTGAGAGCACAGGCAGAGCCTGGGGACATGGGGAGGGCGTGCGGTGCCCGGCTGAGCCCTGTCTTCCCCCTCCTTGCCACAGCCCCTGACTTCCAAGACACTGAAGACCCGGCCCAAGAAGAAGAGCCCTGTTGGGGGCGACTCAGCCTGAGGTCTTCGGCCCGCCGCTGCAGAACAAGGAGGAAGCCTCAGGAAGGGCTCGGCCCCAGCCTCTGCTCCTCACTGTGCCAGTAGCCAGGTGTCTCAGGCCCCTGCGGCCCCCTCAGCCATTTCCGGTGCCTACCCAGTGGCCACTTCTCTGGAAGGGGCttggaaaagaggaggggggCCCAGCTATGGGGGCTGAGGGTAGAGGCtggaccaggggctggggactgagCTGCCCAAGGAGGTGGGGACTGCTCAACCTGCTCCgctgctctccctgctccagccctgccccacccgcCCAGTGCCTTGCTGAAGACCATGGCCACCCCCTTCTGAGGTCCTAACACGCCCCGCCCCTGCTCTTGGGGGTGAGGGACAGTCACAGCCCAGGTGGACCGAGGACGGGCCTGAAAGCACCTGCAGAAAGGGAGCAAAGAGGGAAGGCCTCGAGGGACTCGGGCAGCGACCGCCGGCCACAGCTGCAGATGGAGGCGGCGTGTCAGTGTGTGCTCAGTGACCAGGGTGGCCAGGCCAGAGTTGCAGCAAGGGGCCCTTTTCCTAGGCATTGGGCAGGGCTGTGTGCTACATGTCCCCACAGAAAGAGGTGGGGGTTCCAGGGTATGTGTGAATGAGTGTGCGTGTGTCTTTCTGGGTCTAGGGCTGGCGGGTTTGGGTAAAGAACTCTCCCTGCAGctggcccctcctcccacccttagCCCCAGAGCCAGCtggcccaccccctgcccctccctcctagtctctgagcctcaggggaACCCACCCATGAGAGAATGGGGTCCAAGGGGCCTCTCACGTCCTCCCCTGCTCTCGATCCCTTTTATGTCACCCACTTCCCACTCTGCCCCTGGCTGGACCCCCTCTACTCCTCAGGGCCCACTGTACAGGCCCCTGCAGAGCTGTCTCCTTTCCTTGTCCCTGGGGGCTTATCCCCCCTTGCCCCAGGGTCCCCTTCCTGTGCTAAGCAGACTGAGCCCTGTATGAGCAGAACCTTGTCGGAGCCCAGCCTCATCCCACACCCTGGCCTAGCTTCTGCCATGGCGTCAATCAGGGCCAAGGGGGGACGTGTGAAGAAGACAGAagtgtgggggctgcagggccccCGGCTCCATGGAGAGAGGGTGCCC encodes the following:
- the REEP2 gene encoding receptor expression-enhancing protein 2 isoform X1 yields the protein MVSWIISRLVVLIFGTLYPAYSSYKAVKTKNVKEYVKWMMYWIVFAFFTTAETLTDIVLSWFPFYFELKIAFVIWLLSPYTKGSSVLYRKFVHPTLSNKEKEIDEYITQARDKSYETMMRVGKRGLNLAANAAVTAAAKGQGVLSEKLRSFSMQDLTLIRDEDALPLQGPDGRLRPSPGGLLDTIEDTDDPALSLRSSTNQADPRTEASEDDMGDKAPKRAKSIKKMPKAEPLTSKTLKTRPKKKSPVGGDSA
- the REEP2 gene encoding receptor expression-enhancing protein 2 isoform X3 → MVSWIISRLVVLIFGTLYPAYSSYKAVKTKNVKEYVKWMMYWIVFAFFTTAETLTDIVLSWFPFYFELKIAFVIWLLSPYTKGSSVLYRKFVHPTLSNKEKGQGVLSEKLRSFSMQDLTLIRDEDALPLQGPDGRLRPSPGGLLDTIEDTDDPALSLRSSTNQADPRTEASEDDMGDKAPKRAKSIKKMPKAEPLTSKTLKTRPKKKSPVGGDSA
- the REEP2 gene encoding receptor expression-enhancing protein 2 isoform X2, producing MVSWIISRLVVLIFGTLYPAYSSYKAVKTKNVKEYVKWMMYWIVFAFFTTAETLTDIVLSWFPFYFELKIAFVIWLLSPYTKGSSVLYRKFVHPTLSNKEKEIDEYITQARDKSYETMMRVGKRGLNLAANAAVTAAAKGVLSEKLRSFSMQDLTLIRDEDALPLQGPDGRLRPSPGGLLDTIEDTDDPALSLRSSTNQADPRTEASEDDMGDKAPKRAKSIKKMPKAEPLTSKTLKTRPKKKSPVGGDSA